From Oligoflexus sp., the proteins below share one genomic window:
- a CDS encoding GreA/GreB family elongation factor codes for MKTVTQFQDIKTEQRIEMITDQDLKRVLSFLRGDCRDISIVEMWEEKIEKAEIIMQDEAPPDLVTMNSIIRCGDSNFTLVFPREADIDQGRISILAPLGMALLGARVGQTISWQARDGQMRALVIDSISYQPEASGDWHL; via the coding sequence ATGAAAACAGTCACTCAGTTTCAGGACATAAAAACGGAACAGCGGATTGAAATGATCACCGATCAGGATTTGAAAAGAGTCTTAAGCTTCCTTCGCGGCGACTGCCGGGACATTTCCATCGTCGAGATGTGGGAAGAGAAGATCGAAAAAGCGGAAATTATCATGCAGGACGAGGCGCCACCTGACCTCGTGACCATGAATTCCATCATTCGCTGCGGAGACAGTAACTTCACCCTGGTTTTTCCCAGGGAAGCGGATATTGATCAGGGCCGCATCTCAATCCTCGCTCCACTTGGAATGGCGCTTTTGGGTGCGCGCGTGGGTCAGACCATCAGCTGGCAGGCACGCGATGGCCAGATGCGGGCACTCGTGATTGATTCGATTTCGTACCAGCCGGAAGCCAGTGGAGACTGGCATCTTTGA
- a CDS encoding FMN-binding glutamate synthase family protein — MRLQVRWVIAFAVVSITVAIAFSAIWWAFLPLFFILIVAVYDLGQTRHTIRRNFPVVGHFRYLLESIRPEINQYFIESDIDGTPINREKRSLVYRRAKSQRDTVPFGSRHDMYAPGFECLHHALFPTQVNARALRVTVGGPACRQPYDASIFHISAMSFGALSSRAVESLNAGAAMGQFAHNSGEGGISEYHLKHGGDLIWQIGTGYFGCRKVSGEFDENNFKITAARPQIKMIEIKLSQGAKPGAGGLLPGRKVNDEIAQVRGVLPGMDIASPPRHQVFDSVRGLLAFIERLRTLSDGKPVGIKLCVGRPEDIEELCLEIVRSGIMPDFISVDGAEGGTGAAPLEFTNHMGLPLTESLVLVHNSLIRHQLRSHIRIICSGKIISGFDIVRAMALGADICASARGMMLALGCIQALKCDSDHCPTGIATQNPHLVAGLVTTEKSKRVANYHRKTVESVAQILGAMGLSHCREITADLISRRSTDGELKRLRESLGIASFSSEVFDYENSHSVSGHKNGTAD, encoded by the coding sequence ATGCGTCTTCAGGTGCGTTGGGTTATTGCGTTTGCTGTGGTCTCCATCACAGTGGCGATAGCTTTTTCCGCAATATGGTGGGCTTTCCTGCCTTTGTTTTTCATTCTGATCGTGGCCGTTTACGACCTCGGTCAGACGCGTCATACCATTCGAAGAAACTTTCCGGTCGTGGGTCATTTCCGATACCTTTTGGAATCCATAAGACCTGAAATTAATCAGTATTTTATCGAATCAGACATTGACGGAACGCCGATCAATCGTGAAAAGCGCTCCCTCGTCTATCGTCGCGCGAAAAGCCAGCGTGATACAGTCCCTTTTGGCTCGCGTCACGACATGTATGCGCCAGGTTTCGAATGTCTGCATCATGCGCTGTTCCCCACCCAGGTGAATGCCCGGGCTCTGCGTGTGACCGTCGGTGGCCCGGCCTGTCGCCAGCCCTATGACGCCAGCATCTTTCACATTTCTGCCATGAGCTTCGGCGCTCTGAGCAGTCGTGCGGTCGAGTCCTTGAATGCGGGCGCGGCCATGGGCCAGTTCGCGCACAATTCCGGGGAAGGTGGCATCAGTGAGTATCATTTGAAGCACGGTGGGGATTTGATTTGGCAAATTGGAACAGGTTACTTTGGATGCCGCAAGGTTTCGGGCGAATTTGACGAGAATAATTTCAAAATTACCGCGGCCCGACCCCAAATCAAAATGATCGAGATCAAGCTCTCTCAAGGCGCGAAACCAGGGGCTGGCGGTCTTTTGCCCGGCCGCAAGGTGAACGATGAAATCGCCCAGGTTCGCGGTGTTCTGCCCGGCATGGATATAGCGTCGCCTCCCCGTCATCAGGTTTTTGATTCAGTTCGCGGGCTTTTGGCTTTTATCGAGCGTTTACGCACGTTAAGCGATGGAAAACCCGTAGGCATCAAGCTTTGCGTGGGTCGTCCCGAAGATATAGAAGAGCTCTGCCTTGAAATAGTGCGAAGCGGGATCATGCCCGACTTCATCAGCGTCGACGGTGCCGAGGGCGGGACCGGAGCGGCTCCATTGGAATTCACCAATCACATGGGTTTGCCCTTAACCGAGTCCCTGGTTCTGGTTCACAACAGTCTGATCCGGCATCAGCTGCGGTCTCATATCCGCATCATCTGCAGCGGCAAGATCATCAGTGGCTTTGATATTGTGCGAGCGATGGCTCTTGGGGCAGATATCTGCGCCTCGGCTCGCGGCATGATGTTGGCTTTGGGCTGTATTCAAGCTTTGAAGTGCGATTCCGATCATTGTCCCACGGGTATCGCCACTCAGAATCCCCACCTCGTGGCGGGGCTGGTGACCACGGAAAAATCCAAACGCGTGGCCAATTATCATCGTAAGACTGTGGAATCCGTCGCTCAGATCCTGGGCGCCATGGGTTTAAGTCACTGCCGTGAGATCACGGCTGACTTGATTTCCCGGCGCTCGACTGACGGCGAGCTGAAGCGCTTGCGCGAGAGCTTGGGCATAGCGTCTTTTTCATCGGAGGTTTTTGACTATGAAAACAGTCACTCAGTTTCAGGACATAAAAACGGAACAGCGGATTGA